One Lycium barbarum isolate Lr01 chromosome 5, ASM1917538v2, whole genome shotgun sequence genomic window carries:
- the LOC132641220 gene encoding LOW QUALITY PROTEIN: small ribosomal subunit protein uS3m-like (The sequence of the model RefSeq protein was modified relative to this genomic sequence to represent the inferred CDS: deleted 1 base in 1 codon) — protein sequence MARKGNPISVRLDLNRSSDSSWFSDYYYDKSVYQDVNLRSYFGSIRPPTRLTFGFRVGRCIIIHFPKRTFIHVFLPRRPRRLKRREKSRPVKEKGRWGAFGKVGPIGCLHSSDGTEEERNEVRGRGAGKRVESIRLDDREKQNEIRIWPKKKQGYGYHDRSPSIKKNLSKSLRVSGAFKHPKYAGIENDIAFLIENDDSFRKTNLFKFFFPKKSRSDRPTSHLLKRTLPAVRPSLNYSVMQYLLNTKNKMHFDPVVVLNHFVAPGVAEPSTMGGANAQGRSLDKRIRSCIAFFVESSTSEKKGLAEAKKRVTHFIRQANDLRFAGTTKTTISLFPFFGATFFFPRDGVGVYNNLFFEDAREQLLGQLRRKCWNLLGKDKVMELIEKFIDLNRIGELIRGIEMMIEIILRNRRIPYGYNYYLNEVKKMRSLLYNRTNTNTNIESVKMKSVYQDISFQPRNKTRSFRSTFSKIVKDIPLVMKKGVEGIRICFSSRLEGAEIARTERGKYGKTSRNIFNQKIDYAPAEVSTRYGISGVKVWISYSQKKKGRAISETYEI from the exons ATGGCACGAAAAGGAAATCCTATTTCGGTAAGACTTGATCTGAATCGTAGTTCAGATTCAAGTTGGTTTAGTGA TTATTATTATGATAAATCAGTGTATCAAGATGTCAATCTGAGATCTTATTTCGGTTCGATACGTCCACCTACGAGACTCACTTTTGGCTTTCGTGTCGGTAGGTGTATTATTATACATTTTCCCAAAAGAACATTCATTCATGTCTTTCTTCCCCGTCGACCACGACGACTGAAACGACGCGAAAAATCCAGACCCGTAAAGGAGAAGGGCCGGTGGGGGGCATTTGGGAAAGTCGGGCCGATCGGGTGTCTTCATTCAAGCGACGGTACAGAAGAAGAACGAAACGAAGTGAGAGGCCGGGGGGCAGGGAAAAGAGTCGAGTCGATCAGGCTGGACGATCGGGAGAAGCAAAACGAAATCCGGATTTGGCCGAAAAAGAAGCAAGGCTATGGATACCATGACCGATCACCATCGATAAAGAAGAATCTTTCTAAATCACTTCGTGTCAGCGGGGCCTTCAAGCATCCGAAATACGCCGGGATTGAAAATGACATAGCGTTCCTGATAGAAAATGACGACTCCTTCAGAAAAACAAACTTATTCAAGTTCTTTTTCCCAAAGAAGTCCCGCTCCGACCGCCCGACGAGTCATCTACTTAAAAGGACCCTCCCCGCAGTCCGCCCTTCCTTGAATTATTCGGTCATGCAATACTTATTGAATACAAAGAACAAAATGCATTTCGACCCCGTCGTAGTTCTCAATCATTTCGTGGCACCGGGCGTGGCTGAACCATCTACGATGGGGGGAGCTAATGCACAGGGAAGAAGCTTAGATAAAAGAATACGTTCTTGCATCGCTTTTTTTGTAGAAAGCTCGACCAGCGAGAAAAAGGGTTTGGCCGAAGCCAAAAAGAGGGTGACCCACTTTATTCGCCAAGCGAATGATCTTCGCTTCGCGGGAACAACAAAAACCACCATCTCGCTCTTTCCTTTCTTCGGTGCTACCTTTTTTTTTCCAAGGGATGGGGTTGGGGTGTATAATAACCTTTTTTTTGAGGATGCCCGGGAACAACTCCTAGGTCAATTAAGGAGAAAATGTTGGAACCTC CTGGGTAAGGATAAGGTAATGGAATTGATAGAGAAATTCATAGACCTAAATAGGATAGGAGAATTGATAAGGGGAATAGAGATGATGATAGAGATCATACTGAGAAACCGAAGAATTCCGTACGGGTACAACTATTATTTGAACGAAGTGAAAAAAATGCGATCTTTGTTGTATAATAGAACAAACACTAATACCAACATTGAATCGGTCAAGATGAAATCTGTTTATCAAGACATCTCTTTTCAACCGAGGAACAAAACAAGATCATTTCGTTCCACTTTTAGTAAAATAGTGAAGGATATTCCATTAGTAATGAAAAAAGGGGTGGAGGGGATCCGTATATGTTTTTCAAGTCGATTAGAAGGTGCAGAAATAGCTAGAACTGAACGCGGAAAGTATGGAAAAACATCTCGTAATATATTTAACCAGAAAATAGATTATGCTCCTGCGGAAGTATCTACTCGTTACGGAATCTCAGGTGTCAAAGTGTGGATTTCATAtagtcaaaaaaaaaagggacgtGCTATATCCGAAACGTACGAAATATAG